The Populus nigra chromosome 4, ddPopNigr1.1, whole genome shotgun sequence genome contains the following window.
atatatatatatatatatatatatatatatatatatatatatatatatatatatatatatcttttgaaGGAGGGAGATTTTAAGGAAACCATCATTAAATGCAGCCACCTTTGCACGCTTTGCCCTTAAACCATGTATACATGCATTATTCAAAGAGCAGCACTCTGTTCATGTTTGATttggcatcatcatcatcatcatcatcatcttcttcctcctccgTATTTCACTCTCCTCTGCCCACGTCACTCAAACGCCATTATCATATGCAAGCATGTATATGGGCCACCCATTGAAACCTTCTGGGCCtccatttccatttccattACAATGAACCATTCACTCATTCGTCCAGATTTGATCTGAGATCATAATTAGAAAGGGCTCAAGAATGTGCTATAAACTATAAAGAGCTTGAGCTGAACAAACAATGgcgttaaaaaaagaagagaagaagcagTGTTTCATGAGTAGTGAATAGTGATGCCAGCCTTCgcctttatattttattgctcAACTTTACCTGATCAAAAGGCCTTCAATAATGTTGCTTTAGTGCTAAATATTCAAGCATACACatgataaatattaatatatattattttaatacattttcaaacgaACATACTTCAAAACACAATACAGCACACGAATATAGATTGATCAATGACCCGAAAATTACTAGAAATTACCACCGTTGCCATTGTTAGCGTTACTCTATAAATCATGGTAAAATGTCCTCGATGAAAAGAGATAGTGCGGGATGCTGTCACCGCTTCGGGCTCCATTACGTAAGTCCTCTTGGCTTTTAAGGTAAAAACTCTATCTGTAGCATCAAGTACTGGTCAAGTGAACTTGCATTTCAGCAGGTTACAATTTTCAAGTCAAAAGTGGGCCATGGTGACCTTTAAAACTTGAGAGAGACCACCACGATGCTGGGCCTCTTTTCAAGTCCTGCGGGCCTCAATTTTCAAGACCATATACATAGTCAATGGTCAAATACTGGAACTTCACGTGCGGTCTCGCCATGATTGCCAAGGAGGGGAAGATTGCTATCACATTAAATGCTTCTTTCTtgataaattcttctttaatttagcttggttttttcaatgaaaaccTGACACTCTAACAACAAAGCATGTGATGGACAGACCTAAATAATGTAGAGTCGAATGTGACATGCCTGGCTAGAAACGATAAAGCGAGTGATGAGTTATGTAGAGGTCTCTATCATCCGAGCATGCACACGAGTGAATTATGAGATACTGAAAACTACGTTGTAAATTATTAGTATTGTTGTGTAGTTCTACCACAACTTTGACGGACTTTATAGCAGGAGACGTTTTCTTTTTGCGAGTTTCAACGCATGGTGGTTGCAATTTGAACGTTGAAGTTGAATATTTTGAAAGGCAGTTCATCATCTCTCTTTTGCTCGAACTTCCCGTATATATACAGCAGGAATTCGTGGTCGAACCAGCTTTGGATGCTTGTTTCTGTACGGCTGAGATAGATGCCAAAATTCCCAGTCAATCCCTTTGATGCCACTGTCAAACCCTAATATGACACTGTCGCATTTTGCACGACACGCTTGGTAAGAAAGGTCTGTCCACCGAACGATGAAGGGTTCGGTCTTGGTGAAACAAAGCCGCTccaagataaaaatatgaaaagaaaacatgatgTGAATATGTCTTGAACTGAAACATATTTTCAAGACTTATTTATAGTCCATTTCCTGCCCGAAACCCAAAGTTACACAATTACAAGGCAAGCCAAGTGCAAATGCTTTGTTTCACCAAGAGACAGACTAGAATAGTTTTGATGAATATGTCTTGGATCTGTTCACCACATGCCAAGTGAATATGTCTTGGACTGACACATATTTTCAAGACTTATTTATAGTCTTTTCAAGTCCATTTATAATAACTAATGGACCTTGTAAACAGACTGAAATACCTTCTATTAACAGTGTTAAGTTTTCCTAGTGAATcgataaaactattaaatcacGGTTCCAGTGAATATTGATTTTACTCATAAGTTAAAGTAAAAATGCCTTCCTAATAAGCTTTTGTTAATTTGCAAAAATTTAACTAGAACTTTAAATTGGTTAAATATCGatgtaaattattaaaattttatttccttttgttttagccTTTTTGAGTCATGTTGTCATGATTTTATTgtgttatgttttatttttgcattgcATGATCTTGCATATGTATTGTGACAAAAATAACTCTCACATTACATTAAATATTCACATTACCATATGCAATTTtagggtgaaataaaaaaaaattgtaagagCATGGACTAATATTGACAAAAAGCCCTTTTCTTTCATTCATATTTCAATCATAAAATCTGATGTATTTTGCATTTCAATTCCTATATTTGTcgaggaaaaagagaaaaaagtcattaaaaaaaataatagaaaaaactttcaagtaatcaaattttaacagcATTAACTATGATTTTAGTGCTTATAAATTCATTTGCAATACAATTACTCAATAAAGgcaatttttatctttaccgatgcaaaaaataaaaataaatcagtgTTCtagatatttgtttgatttaattttaagtgtttatgaaaaattaattgtgtTTCGTTATTTGAAATGAGGTTTTGAAGGttcatagaatatttttttcatgttttgattggaaaaaggttaaaattataatatttgggATACAAAAAactgagattttaatttttcatccaTCTCCAATGATCAAAAAGTGTTGCATTAGTAGACAGGTCATTGGCCTAAACAGACCATGCATCGTTGACTAtctttaaaataagattttttaggCTTGGGCTCTAAAATTGACTTGCACCTGGGCCATCTTAACAGCACACATGGGCAATAATTACAACAatctgtaaaaattattttaccatgccatgtttttaaagaaaagttCAGTTCTTCACAgtaatattttccttttattattattatatatatgaagCTAATAattcacaagttttttttttaaaaaaatacatgaatattcaatgagaACACACACACtattaataactttttgtgttcgttttttatttttttatgcaatcatataaaaataataaaaatatttttttatcagtttaaaatctttttacaactcatgataatttttatttgtttataaaaccacacttctgataaaaaaaaaacatatttccactaaaacttaattaaaacaaaagagaggttttggttaaaaaatatttttttttcaaaaatttaaaaacataccTGCGGCATCACTCACTTTaactctaaaaatattataataaatagaaaGATATTCCAATAAATGACATGCTGTCTACTCAAGTGGAGTGGACAACATGTCATCCTTTCTATTTATGAAAGAAGGACATATCTTTCACTCtttccttttgaaaaaaaatatatgaaaatcagGCGTCCAATCCTAACTTTCTAGGCCCAATCACCTGGATTTCCTCTTATATCAGGCTGGGTGGCCGAGCCAACTCGACATGACAACACcgagcctttttttttaagaattttatttttcattaatatcctctctatttatcttttttttttttttttttttttttgtggtggaGACAGTTACTTTGTGCACTCGCTGAGCGAGCGTTCATGAATGCTGCAGAGCAGATCCCAAAAGACTGGCTAAAGAACTGCCTCCGGGTACTGGATTCAATGTGATTATTTAGCCCGCAGCCATGCACTCTGAGAAGGGAACTGCGGCTCATGTGTTCATAGTTCTGGAGATGCTTTGCCTATTTTCCCACGTAACCTGGAATGTACTCCGAGTTGAAATTCTCTTGTGGATGAAGTATTCCTCGTTTACCCAATTAAAGCTTGCAGAGTTTGAGGAAACAACTTAAGAGGAGCTAGACTTGTTAGAAAGGTAGCGatctatagattttttttttcacgattttATCTCAACCATAAAACAAGCCTGCAGAGAATTTGAAGTTCTAGTAGGTGATTGTTTTGTTGATcatgctaattttttaatttgatgtttttattttattttctactttaatattgaattaagttttttttattaaatccaagACTATAATTTGATGAgttgtgaattttaaaaattactttaggTTTGGAAGATtcacttgattttaaaaatttgatgagttggcatgaaaatttaaaaattaagttttataattttttataagatatttcACTAATTATGAACATAACCCGAgttattttgaatcattttttattattattctttgttaaatttagttttcttgaaaataaatttttgttttgaattaaattaaatcaaatcaattgcTTAAATATTAACATGCAACTCtacttcataatatttttgtttgcttaaatataacttttttgggtcgttattttaattgaatatttctttttttattttcagttttaaatatttgattgattataaTTGGGCttcctattttattttgatttgggtTCCATAAAGTTATCACGGTCTCATAATATAGATCATGAATTAACCATGACTGACTCGAGTCGAGCtaatatttcatcattttaattttttaaaatatcatttagtaTATCATCATAccgatattttaaaagtgtttcaATCCAAtatgcatcaatttttttacttcttaacatatttagaatttgttttaaggttaaaaatCATGATCTTACTTGTAGCATAACACATGCCAAAAATCTAGCAaagatactaaaaaaaaacattatttcctTGTAGAAAtgacaatttcataaatttttcatattttactaTAGCAGGTGTGacaaatatgtaattttttttattttccctccttttttctttacacttgaCATGCTTATCACTTTATACTTGACTTATTtatcataggttttttttttctcatctttattattttataattgtgttttttttcttttcctattttttgctttacttttttttttggaattttttttttattttttattctttacggTGGACTTATTTGCaccattatttttgttcatttcataatatttccttttttattctttacgtttttttttgtgtaaaattatcatccaaaaactaaaaaaaacaaaaatggtgtTCACTATAGTAAttttaacattgttttatttttttattacattaataattaacttaagatatatatttttatcaatgcatataatttttattttattatattatatgttaatgtcaactttttaatttatagttatatttttgtattcGGTGTTACTAtacctatatatttatttttttgaattaaaaaaattatccaactcATAACATGACAAGTCGAATCAAGGTATtaacaccttttatttttatatttattggttGACAAATGGTTgtcgattaattaattaaatacatgctGTCCTTTAGACATTCCATTACCTAGAGCGCACGATGGAAGGGATTAGATATGCGTGGGCCTTCTATCTCCTCTGGATTCCCATTGCTCGTTAAAGCCAGGCCCGTACACAAGTTTAAGAGAAACCAGTGTGCATTCATTGCAAACTGGAGAATCTACAGCACAAAGAACGTGGAGGAAAGCATGGATTTTGCTCAAAATATGAATGGTGCTGCTTCTAGTTGGTAAAATAAAGGTGCCAAGATGCTATTCTCGCTCTTGCTTGGTGCGACTTTACTCTTCCTTAAAAAACTGAGAGCTTTATCATCTCCCAAAAGCATCACTGAAAAGAGAACTTGGGGCTTAAAAAAAGCCCAGAAATTCTGTTCATTCTCTATCGTTGATTCAACTAACAATTTGCTAATCATAATTGAAAATGATCTTAATATAATTACAAACCAACACCTAATTTATGCTAATTCATCACTGGGCAACCTGCACGTCTCATATTTTTTGAGTTCTTTTGTTCTAGTTCAAAATCTTTGTAACCTTTGTAGCATTGATTTGCCAATTTACTCTTTTCAATCCAGAAGTAAAAACCATCTCGAAAACATGTCAGCACTTGTTAGTGCATGATTTCAAGTAAGAGGAATagccaaaaaataagaaatttgaaCTAATTAATTGATACATCCTAGTCTGTctattatatatacacacacacacacaaaatgaTCGCGCAGTACTGCGAAGTCACTAATCAGTATAAAGGTACTGGAAAAGAAGGTGGCTTCTGAATTTGCACTGTTATCTTCTCAGTTCGCGGAGGCTCACATGGACATGCCATTGCTATAAACTTTGGAACTTGATCCCCTGGCATCAAAACTGGAAGGCTCTGGCCTTGATTTCTCTTCAACATCTGTTTGAATGTTCAAATACATAGATGAGCACTTCAGTACTTCAAAATTAAGCAACGATATGATCATGTTATCATCAAAAGAAACCTGAGATTTCCTTTTCTCCTTGTCAAGAAATAATATTCTCATCAATTAATCAACACCCAAATAAAAAGATGATGTTATTAGATCCCCTGAGATGCTTTACATGTATGGGAAGATAAGATCTTGTACAAGAATTCCCCCTGTTTAGTTTTTAATCttgtctcttctttttcttttctatctctTTCCTTccacataaattaaatatcaaaaattaattcaagaaaaaaacatcgagatgcgagagagaaagagagatatACCACATGAGGGGGTGAAGATTTCTGGGGCAAATGTTCTACATCTTCTTCGATGTGGGAATGATTGTCCTCGCTTGAAACTCCAAGTAGGGAAAGTACCTTTTCCCAGTGGAGGCAGCAACTGAACAAGCCACTCATGATAAACAACATAAACAATAGAAGAACTAAACCTACCGGGAACCCTAGTGATGGTCGATTTGTATCTCCCTCCTCCATCGATGATTTTTGCtaaatctctcttttttatcttcTCATGCAAGAGAACTAGAAGGGCATAACAATAGGGGCACTGAGGTTGGTGGTGCCAATTTATTGAGATCTGAGTTGTTCATCTAGTGGGTTTGGGTACATTTTTGGTACACCCTTCAGTACGGAAGTGGAGGGTCCTACATTGCTTGGCTATTCCAAGTTGCTGTCTATATTTATTGCTTCTTTACACAGAAATTtcgagaaagaaagagaggcgCGGGGCCGCTTGCTAAGTGCAGAGTGTTAATCTATATAATTAGCTGAAGcggagcagcagcagcagcggaAGAGAGGGATGAGGATTGAAATGATGTCACTATCTATCTGTAGATATCTCGTTTACGAAGAAAAATAGCTTTATATGAGAGATCAAGAGAACTATGTATATAtctcatttataaaatatttagcttaatatttttaaattgttttgataagttataattaaaaataaaatttaaaaaataaaatatattatttaattatattttttaaaaaacgtttttaaaaacaacctttATTATATTTAAGCGCTGTTAAAACGAAAAAGACAACCTTGAAAAAAACCTTCAATCGACGATTTTCAGGCAATGGATCAATAATCTTGCAGAGCTGGGTtgtttaattgattgaaaaggGCCTGGCAAAGTTACGTATCATAAGGAATTCAGACCCTGATGCCATGTGCTTGGTGGTGTCCTTCGCTTTCAGATTTGAAATTTGCGTTAAGTTTTAGTAGGCTGCGTGAATGGaaaacattagaaaaataagaaacagTGCCGCTCGTTTCACATCACCAGAAGGGGCGGTAGAAGTGTACGGGTTCATGACCACAAATGGATCTGGGTGGAACACACCCAATCAATCAATTTTCCTCTGCCATCCTTCTGCTTACGTGTAAAACAGTTTGTGACCTAACCGCACTGTACTTTGACATGCCCTACCACCATCTACCAGCTACAAGGTTAGGTGTTACAAAATTCTTCAAGTACTCCTGATATGCTGTGACTTCTGTGAACCTGGGGTTGGGTTACTGTCTCTTTTCTGCCCTTATCTTGTCctgaaattataatattaaaaattaatatatattatatcttaaaattttatcccataatttaaaattttaagtagaatatttttttaatatataaatatgacTATAAAGCTCTTCCACGGGACTGAATCTTACAGCCATCTCTTGAGTCATGTATTATTATTACAAGAGTGGTAAGATTACCTCGTACAGAAGCATGATCTTCCCCTAGGAATTGCAAGGCACAGGCAGCGATGTTGAGTTCTCGTGGTTAAATTTTGACCTTCTGGCTTGATATAGCTACGAGTCCACAGAATCATATACGTGGAATTAATCTcgccaacatgattttttagtcTTGGATCATCTTTACGAGCATTAATTAATGGTCTGCCACTGGTTGATTTCGGATAGGAGATGGTGCAGTCTGCTTTGTGCTTTTTATCTCAAAAGATTCACGATGATCATAATTCCTAATCTTATTTAATAACTGATCCTTTGAATAGCAATAGTCTTTTGCAAATATTAGGTCTTAGTCAATTCCAGCATCGTATATCCATCAACTAGCGGCTGCTGATTCCACTTTCAACTCAAAGTGGGAAGTGCTATGATGAATAACCTAACATGGATTTAAAATATTGCCGGTAGAAAGATCCAACGGATGTCAGTTGGTTTGGGATCTTCTACAGGTACTATAACGCCATGTACTCCGAATACTTTTTGACCCAGATATTGCTCTGTGACAAAATAAAGACAAACCCACAGTTTAGAGCACGATTGTTCTCATttgcattttttaaatgtaCATATATAAACTCTCCAATGGTTTCCCAATTTAACAATGagtgcattaaaaaaaacacaatttatattgatatatatatatatataatataagatTAATAGTTGcgatgaaaaaaatttcatttcattttaaatttcttattatttatttaatattgtatgccCATCAATATACCTAATGTTCCTGCTACAATATAATGAGAGACTATTCTTTCcggaacaaaaaaatcaaaactttccaCACCCCATGCTGgatttacaaattataaaagttttaaaattttttaaaccaaGAGCGAGAAACTTTAAGggtaataattaatgatatcttATTAATTActtattagtttaatttttttttaaaatacatacaaataggataaaaaatttatgggccatggattttattttctttttctatgtatatctttttaaaattaatttaaaaaatatctaatataatgttactaattatttttttgaatactATAAACATTTTTATCACTCCCAAATGATTGGGTTTGACTAGAAACCCAACTGTTTGgctatatgattaaaaaaacaactgttaCATCGTATAGACATCCGATTTTTCCCTTGCTTTTACTGTTTCGGCACACAAAACAGTACACAATTTTAAACCATTCATCAAATATTCCTATGCTATTACAGGCAATAAGAGCAGAACTAGGATCTGCAAGCATGAATGTTTTGTGCCCATCACAGGCATGTCGTGAGAGACTTTCCACTAGGTGATGGTCTAAATGCTGCAATTAATTTAGAGAGTGACGAGGAGGAAAAGGAGGATCCAGTCGAGCCATCCACTTAGAGTGACCTAACCGGTTTCTAGGGTGTGTTTCTTCTTCTGGTGCAAGCATTTCATACATCTATTTCATGCGCTTTATTGACATTTGAACTTATGGATTTAATGCTTGATTATTTAACATGGTGGATCCATAGCCTCCCTTTTTAATATGCTAAAGTAAGAGAAAAATATGATTGTGATGTGTCctaacctaatttttaaatctaaaaatataataacaaaaaataaataaataaaaaaataattagagaattaaattaagagaatacaaattaaaagtttaaggatTGAATTATAAACGTGAGAGTCAATTGATAAAAACTTAAAAGCATTGATaagtttgaggacttaattaaacattGGATTAGTTCAATTAATGAAATTAGAAGCTTAAttgaaacattaataaatttggaGACTTAATTGATcgtaattagtttaattaatgaaatcatgaGCTTAAGTAAAGAAATACCAAAGTTTGGAGCTAATGTGGGTCaaatttgcaagaaattaaagtccaaggaccaaagtgaataGCCGGTGATACTGTAGGTAGTTTAATTGACTTTTCCAGtggtaattttgaaaaaattaaaagctgaAGAGTCAACTAAAGACTGAATTGAATAAATCAGaaactaatgactttttttgtaAATGACGCTAAAATACAGGGGTCTAATTGCAATTGATCCAAGGGCAAACTTAGGCTGTGTTTGTTTCCTGGAAAGTAGTTActggaaaaccactttccagactttcatgtgtttgtttgccattagaaaagttggtcaatgaaaaacactttttggtcaacagaaaacactttccaattaaagaaaaaattggtttggtttctaggaaagtgttttccttttattttggacagaaaacactttttaaaagttgtgaaaaattcagaaatgtcatattatttgctgcttatatcaaatttggtcctcgaacttttgattattatatatattttgttttgaatatttttttttaatttcatcccttaaaatttaatttttatattaattttggtcctcatttttataattgttatttgctttttccttatcatttttttattgaaattttttatctatcaaatttggtcatctcttttgattgttacttattttatttgaaataatttatgaaatgttaattattattattttaatttcttcatcttttgattttttgattttttagatttgacttttattattttgattattatttattttatttgagataatttatgaaattatatatatttttttcaatttcattctcatttaactttttaatttgtaagatttgtttttaattattttaataaacttgaaaaaaataaaatattaataagttattttccatgatataaccaaacactagaaagtgtttttcaatttattttctattacactgtcaaatatcagaaaataatttacttttttagaattcactttcccgaaattcgcttttcaaaaaaaaattactttccagcaaacaaacaggccttaaaaaaaataggttttccATGAATAAGGGTCTAATTGCAAAACATCAGAAATTTAGGGgccaattgaaattgaaattcgCCATATCAGTTAAGGAAcgaaacggcgccgtttcaaAGAACACTATTCATCTCCTTCGTCTCATCAGGCCAGGAAGAAAAGCGGACGCCTCGCCTGCCAGCTCACCCCCACGATGCGTCGCCGGCCGTTACTCCTGCAATTAAAGTCCTACAAGGTCGCCTCATTATCTGGAGGCGACCGCATGGCATCctctggctttataaaagcCAGGAATGGCCAGGAAcatcgaggaaaaaaaaagaaccagaaGAGAGAGACGAAAGAGAAGGAACAAACTCGAGAACAGGAGACCAGAAACCAGAGGACAGAGAGAAcggaaaagcaaaaaaaactgaGGGACGAACGAGAGGAGAAAACACAGAGAAGATACAGAGAGGGGAGAGAACACGAAAAAAACCAGTAGAGAGAGAAGGGGACGAAgaggaaaacacaaaaaataaaaagaacagaaaagaaagaCGACAGGGCAGAAGAAGAGAGGTGGGAATTTCAGAATCCCAGCAAAAGCCCGCAGCGTCTTCGTCCAGAACGTCCCACAGGTAAGTCTTCTTTCTTCCCCCGCTCTCAATTCAATTCACGTGGCACTGTTaccttgaattttaattaatcatctCTTGAAGCAAGCGTGCGTGAACATTTCACGCACGCCTGCTGCCCAAGGCCAGCAGGGTCattggcttgggccagtgactgGGCTGAGCTGATGGGTCTAAATTAGCCCGCAAGGGCTGAGCTGACCCAGCCCAAAAAAAGAGAACAGGAAATATTGAGGCCGGGCAATTCCCACGACTTCCATCAACAGTTTCTCAGTTCGTTGCAAGCTATTGAGGCGTGGAGGAAACCACCAACAACAGTCCAGCAATGGCAGGACCGTTGGTGTCCCAATCTAACCAAAACACGGAGTCTCAAGTTCTATGTCCACATGAAGATCAGTGTCCAGGGGAAGATAAGGATCAGTTTTGCGCAAGAAAAGCCTATAAAAGGCAGAGGACGCAACGAATCCAGAAGAGGAAgagagaaccaaaaaaaaacagaggaagaagaaagcgAAATAGAAAAGAGACTGAGAGAGAAGTGACTAGAGGAGCAGGAACAGACAGAGGCTTCACCCGCGACAAGCGTCTGCCGATTCTTCGTCCAAGACGTCCGCAAAAAAAACCAGGTAAGCACTCTTTCCCTCGCAAATTTAATTCCCTCTTTGGTGGAGCAAGCGTGCGTGAACAGTTCACGCACTCTTGTAGAGACAGAATCGACAGGTTACTGGTCTGAACCAGTAACCGGTACGGACTGACTGAATCTGGCCCAGCCTGTATGGCTGGGCCAGACCAAGCTAAGCAAAAACAGGTGGGCCGGATGTGGATCTCAGGCCCAGTAAGCCCAAATTGCAGTTTGTTAAGAGCATGTTCGGCAAAACACACATTTATATCTTTTctatatagtttatttatattctatttcGATAGGTAGCTAAatgagtcttttttttatagaagaaaaTTCTAGAAATACTTAAagatctttgttgatttatttgtggaTCTCTCGCtcttcgttttatttttttctttgcattttatACTTTTCTACTAAGTGCTCAACTTATGGATCATTACTGTTCAACGCAAATCCgttgtgcaatttttttttcatctaaaaagaacaaataatagaaaaaaggatagacaaaaaaaattagcatagaaaaattatttcttcttcattaaaaattctaatttttacgAATTTATTCACTGGTGTCAGAGTTAGGaatatcacatattttttgagtttGTGCAATATTTATCAACATCAAAGTTAGAAATATTCGCAGgaaatattcactgacgctaaAGTTAGGAACATGAtaagaagaattaaaaaaaaagagaacaaattcttaattattttagataaaacgAACAATACAGTCTGCCTCAGGTAGAACGCTTGAGGGGTGATAGCATCTTCGCTTTCACGTAACTAACCTCGTACTGTAGAATTTTTGTTGACCAgttaaggttcctagtgacctAATACTATATTACGACTCATTGAACTAGACACCCCCCCTCCcgaaaaaataagatttttgataCTGTTCTTTTTCCAATCAATGAATTTTAATTGATCACCGCGATATTTGAATATGACAATTCTTATTAACAAAACCTGATTGTGCATTGAAAAATCTTGTAGGCATAGACTCATTTGTATTGTTCACTAGAATAGTACAATAATGTCTTTTCCCttcattaacatatc
Protein-coding sequences here:
- the LOC133691817 gene encoding uncharacterized protein At5g65660-like codes for the protein MEEGDTNRPSLGFPVGLVLLLFMLFIMSGLFSCCLHWEKVLSLLGVSSEDNHSHIEEDVEHLPQKSSPPHVMLKRNQGQSLPVLMPGDQVPKFIAMACPCEPPRTEKITVQIQKPPSFPVPLY